The genomic DNA GGCGGCATCAACGTCTACCGGTTCGACCCGGAGACACAGGCGCTGGAGACGGTCTGGCGACCGCGCGGCTGGTTGCGTTGGCTGCAGTGGCTGGACAGGCTGTGAGAGCGCTGCGGCAGGGCCGTCAAGGCCCTGCCGCCGGCTTGCGGGGTTGGTCGGCGACGGCCGTTACGCGCCGCGTGGCACGGTCTGCGGCTCGATGAACTCGAACAGCCCTTCCAGGCCGCCCTCGCGGCCGTAGCCGGACTGCTTCATGCCGCCGAACGGCGCTTCCGGCGCCGGGCCGGTGCCGGTGTTGTGGCCCACGTGGGCGAATTCCAGGCCGGCGATGACGCGCTGGGCCCGATCATTGTCGGCGGTGAACAGGTAGGACGCCAGCCCGAACTCGGTCTGGTTGGCCATCTCGATGGCCTGGGCCTCATCACTGAACGTGGCCACCGGCACCAGCGGTCCGAAGGTCTCCTCCTTCCAGCACGCCATCTGCGCGGTCACGCCGAGCACGATGGCCGGCGGGAAGAAACCGGCCCAATCGTTCTCGAGCGAAGGGGGCACGTCGCCGAGAATGGATTTTGCGCCCTTGTCCAGTGCGTCGGTCAGGTGGCGGCGGACCTTTTCGTAGCCGTTGCGGTCGATCAGCGGGCCGATGTCGGTGTCCGGCTCCATGCCGTCGCCCACCTTCAGCTTCTCGGCGCGCTGCTTCACCCGCTCGGCGAAGTCCTCGGCCACGCTTTCCTGCACCATGACCCGGTTGGCGCACACGCACGTCTGGCCGCCGCCACGGAACTTGTTGCCGATCAGGTTATCGGCGGCGGCATCCAGGTCCGCGTCCTCGAACACGATGAACGGCGCATTGCCGCCCAGCTCCAGGGTGAGCTTCTTCACCTGCGGCGCACTGCGCCCGATCAGCTCG from Aquisalimonas asiatica includes the following:
- a CDS encoding NAD-dependent succinate-semialdehyde dehydrogenase; translation: MLESPLLKNCRGYINGQWLDADSGKTLTVYNPVDGAALGHVPGMGPEETTRAVEAAREALKTPASIAERRRWLENIVKALEANREELGRILCMEHGKPWKEAQGEVDYAAGFFRYCAENLDALAPRELAEKPRNCSWTVHYRPAGVVALVTPWNFPIGMIAKKLSAAIAADCPSVIKPSSKTPLTMVALFTLLDEALDMPPGKVNLVTGSAGPIGDTLCDHPDVRVLSFTGSTEVGRELIGRSAPQVKKLTLELGGNAPFIVFEDADLDAAADNLIGNKFRGGGQTCVCANRVMVQESVAEDFAERVKQRAEKLKVGDGMEPDTDIGPLIDRNGYEKVRRHLTDALDKGAKSILGDVPPSLENDWAGFFPPAIVLGVTAQMACWKEETFGPLVPVATFSDEAQAIEMANQTEFGLASYLFTADNDRAQRVIAGLEFAHVGHNTGTGPAPEAPFGGMKQSGYGREGGLEGLFEFIEPQTVPRGA